The following proteins come from a genomic window of Salinivibrio kushneri:
- a CDS encoding metal ABC transporter permease, with protein sequence MSLLDPLAYQYMQKALLVTTLIGCVCGLLSAFLMLKGWSLMGDALSHAIVPGVAGAYILGLPFSLGAFVAGGMAASVMLFLHQRSHIKQDAIIGLIFSSFFAFGLFLVSISPVAVDIQQIMLGNLLAIAPLDAVQMLVIALVSLTVLAVKWRDFMLTFFDESHARCIGLPVVGLKVLFFALLSACTMAALKSVGAFLVICLVIAPGATAYLLSDRFGPVLVLSGVIGTLTSLFGVYISYFANLNAGALIVLAQVGLFLAAFVFGPKHGILARRAKRQEALQ encoded by the coding sequence ATGAGCTTACTCGATCCCCTCGCCTATCAATACATGCAAAAAGCATTGCTGGTCACCACCTTGATTGGCTGCGTGTGCGGCTTGCTCTCTGCCTTTTTGATGCTCAAAGGCTGGTCGCTGATGGGCGATGCCCTCTCTCATGCGATTGTACCGGGCGTTGCCGGCGCTTATATTCTGGGCTTGCCCTTTTCACTCGGTGCCTTTGTTGCCGGCGGCATGGCCGCGAGCGTGATGCTGTTTTTGCACCAACGTAGCCACATCAAACAAGATGCGATCATCGGTTTAATTTTCTCGAGCTTTTTCGCCTTCGGGCTCTTTCTGGTCTCGATTTCGCCCGTCGCGGTCGATATTCAACAAATTATGCTGGGCAACTTACTTGCCATTGCCCCACTCGATGCGGTGCAAATGCTAGTCATTGCCTTGGTGAGCCTCACCGTACTGGCGGTGAAATGGCGTGATTTTATGCTGACCTTTTTTGATGAAAGCCATGCCCGCTGCATTGGCTTGCCAGTCGTAGGGCTCAAAGTGCTGTTTTTTGCGCTGCTCAGCGCTTGCACCATGGCGGCACTTAAAAGTGTCGGTGCCTTTTTGGTGATTTGCTTGGTGATCGCCCCCGGCGCCACCGCCTATTTATTGAGTGATCGCTTCGGGCCCGTGTTGGTGCTGAGTGGTGTCATCGGTACACTCACCTCACTGTTTGGGGTGTATATCAGCTATTTCGCTAACCTTAACGCCGGCGCACTGATTGTGCTGGCCCAAGTGGGACTCTTCTTAGCCGCCTTTGTGTTTGGCCCCAAACACGGGATCCTCGCGCGGCGCGCCAAACGTCAGGAGGCACTGCAATGA
- a CDS encoding metal ABC transporter permease: MNPYQLTFMQDALLMAVLVALPCALLSCYLVLKGWSLIGDAVAHAVLPGLVLANLFGLPLIVGAFAAGSACATSVHWLKQNSRVKEDTLLGIVFSGFFALGLILQGQFPSDLHLDHILFGNLLGINHQQLLTAAITGLVVLALVLLKGRDLMLLSFDPAQASVLGLPVQKLHWLLLSVMIATIVAGLHAVGIILVVAMLIAPGVTAFMLSKQFSRMLWIACAIALVTAVGGVTLSFYLDSAPGPTIVLLLTGCFVVTFAWQQYQIHRNQQRPQPTHQTTKATRSATTHSAQSH, from the coding sequence ATGAATCCGTATCAACTGACTTTTATGCAAGATGCCTTGCTGATGGCCGTCTTGGTAGCGCTGCCCTGTGCGCTGCTTTCTTGCTATTTGGTGTTAAAAGGCTGGTCATTAATTGGCGACGCCGTGGCACACGCGGTGCTGCCGGGATTGGTGCTAGCAAACTTATTTGGCCTGCCGCTGATTGTCGGCGCGTTTGCCGCAGGATCTGCATGCGCCACCAGTGTGCATTGGCTCAAACAAAATAGCCGTGTGAAAGAAGACACCTTGCTGGGAATTGTATTTTCTGGCTTTTTCGCGCTGGGGCTGATTTTGCAAGGCCAGTTCCCGTCTGATTTGCACCTTGATCATATTCTATTTGGCAACCTGTTGGGGATTAACCACCAACAGCTGCTCACCGCCGCCATCACCGGCTTAGTCGTGCTGGCGCTTGTGCTGCTTAAAGGGCGAGATTTAATGCTGCTATCGTTCGACCCCGCACAAGCCAGCGTGCTCGGACTCCCCGTGCAGAAACTTCACTGGCTTCTGCTCTCGGTAATGATTGCCACCATTGTGGCGGGGTTACATGCCGTGGGGATTATCTTAGTGGTGGCGATGTTGATTGCACCGGGCGTCACCGCCTTTATGCTCAGCAAACAATTTAGCCGCATGCTATGGATTGCCTGTGCCATTGCTTTAGTCACCGCCGTGGGCGGCGTCACCCTGTCGTTTTACCTCGACAGCGCACCCGGCCCGACCATTGTATTGCTGCTCACCGGCTGTTTTGTGGTGACCTTCGCGTGGCAGCAATATCAAATCCACCGCAACCAACAGCGCCCACAGCCGACGCACCAAACCACAAAAGCAACGCGCTCTGCGACAACGCATTCAGCGCAATCGCACTAA